One part of the Rothia sp. ZJ932 genome encodes these proteins:
- a CDS encoding long-chain-fatty-acid--CoA ligase has translation MQSQQNDTSQDFPLASRPWIQGYNPGVTRDVPLSDTSLSHLMEQAVRDAPDAVALDFFGATTTYRQLGDDIRRVAEGLRRAGVQAGDRVAIILPNCPQHVVAFYAAFRLGAVVVEHNPLYTSAELRHMFEDHGAKVAIVWDKALQNVLDLPGDVRPTTIISANLIEAMPTLMRTALKLPVKRLRESREKLEGSVHARGIISWKQLLKNEQIDPHHHRPTAHDIAILQYTSGTTGKPKGVILTHRNLESNARMGEAWIQPQGNNVIYGVLPLFHAYGLTLGLTISVLIQARLVLFPTVDINLILKALKKTTPTILPAVPPVYRKLLDQAKAENKTDLLNGINYGVSGAMNLPPELVEEWESYTGGFLVEGYGLTECSPIVSCNPLSKKRRAGSIGLPFPSTDLRIVDPDTLEDLPLGVAGELLVKGPQAFRGYWKLEEETRKSITADGWLRTGDIVTMDDAGFLYVVDRIKEVIITGGFNVSPTEVETALKQHDSVSDAAVVGLPAPGGGEEVVAAIILSEGYALDPEELKEHMRSRVTRYKVPRRFIAFDEDFPRTMLGKTQRRLVRQKLEDKK, from the coding sequence ATGCAGTCTCAGCAGAACGATACATCTCAAGATTTTCCCCTCGCATCGCGTCCGTGGATTCAGGGCTATAACCCCGGTGTAACCCGCGATGTTCCCCTCTCCGACACATCCCTCAGTCACCTCATGGAACAGGCAGTGCGCGACGCCCCTGACGCTGTGGCTCTCGACTTTTTCGGTGCAACCACCACCTACCGTCAGCTCGGCGACGATATTCGTCGCGTGGCAGAGGGACTGCGTCGTGCCGGTGTTCAAGCCGGTGACCGCGTCGCTATTATCTTGCCTAACTGTCCCCAACACGTTGTAGCTTTCTACGCTGCCTTCCGTTTGGGCGCCGTCGTTGTTGAACACAACCCCCTCTATACCTCTGCAGAGCTACGCCACATGTTTGAAGACCACGGCGCGAAGGTAGCTATTGTCTGGGACAAAGCACTACAGAACGTGCTGGATCTTCCCGGCGATGTTCGACCCACCACCATCATCTCGGCGAACCTCATTGAGGCAATGCCCACCCTCATGCGCACCGCCCTGAAACTGCCCGTCAAACGCCTGCGCGAATCTCGCGAAAAACTTGAGGGCAGCGTCCACGCTCGCGGGATTATCAGCTGGAAGCAGTTGCTAAAAAATGAGCAGATCGACCCGCATCACCACCGTCCCACCGCCCACGATATTGCGATTTTGCAGTACACCTCGGGCACTACCGGCAAACCCAAGGGGGTTATTCTCACCCACCGCAACCTTGAGTCGAACGCTCGCATGGGTGAAGCCTGGATTCAACCTCAGGGCAATAATGTGATTTACGGGGTGCTGCCGCTTTTTCACGCCTACGGTCTGACCCTGGGTCTAACTATTTCTGTGCTGATTCAGGCGCGTCTGGTGCTCTTTCCCACTGTCGATATCAACCTGATTCTTAAAGCACTGAAAAAGACCACCCCCACCATTTTGCCCGCAGTACCTCCCGTGTACCGTAAACTCCTGGATCAAGCGAAAGCTGAAAACAAGACAGATTTGCTCAACGGCATTAACTACGGTGTTTCAGGCGCGATGAACCTGCCGCCCGAGCTAGTGGAAGAGTGGGAATCGTACACCGGTGGCTTCTTGGTAGAAGGCTACGGTCTAACCGAGTGCAGCCCCATTGTAAGCTGTAATCCCCTAAGCAAAAAACGCCGTGCAGGATCTATCGGTCTGCCCTTCCCCTCCACTGACCTGCGCATTGTTGACCCTGATACTCTCGAAGACTTGCCACTGGGCGTTGCCGGTGAACTGCTAGTCAAGGGGCCGCAGGCTTTTAGAGGATACTGGAAGCTCGAAGAAGAAACCCGTAAGAGCATCACCGCTGATGGCTGGTTGCGTACCGGCGATATTGTGACGATGGACGATGCAGGATTCCTCTACGTTGTAGATCGCATTAAAGAAGTAATTATCACCGGTGGCTTCAACGTCTCACCCACCGAGGTTGAGACAGCCCTCAAGCAGCATGATTCTGTGTCGGACGCGGCTGTAGTGGGTCTACCCGCCCCCGGTGGCGGCGAAGAAGTCGTAGCGGCAATTATTCTCTCTGAGGGCTATGCCCTTGACCCCGAGGAACTCAAAGAGCACATGCGATCGCGCGTCACCCGCTACAAGGTGCCGCGCCGCTTTATTGCCTTTGACGAGGACTTCCCCCGCACCATGCTGGGCAAAACCCAGCGTCGTCTGGTGCGCCAGAAACTCGAAGACAAGAAGTAA
- a CDS encoding sensor histidine kinase, producing MATNTDVTKDLARSLSLTSTRDTFTRPRPVSSQGGNGQSFVGSITFALFCRLELFYAVLGVVIVVQMVADPGTYSSWYNLIGLLVVIHSSALTYFSLRKEYLPTLIYPAAAIALLGLIVWPLALEPGDSPYSWMWTLPLYGVLTPLILLSARGIILSIVCFTAIFGASLVGAHSATNTEMHTSLVLIYIAYVAGSCTLLAGFVGTVIDAAHNADTLYTETLGAHLRVYRTRDISKQLQEFDKLVHDNVMATLLDASRQQGLVAERTRKLAQRALSVLDQETAKTRFELPTTFQTLTEQVAEGISPWNNRLRFNDSQAPHNYPAADSESVLPAPAARAFVHAVTEAVSNSARHSGSRTTQISIRTEYRRPLRSSRSAESRSFIICTISDRGTGFSLKDIDIRRMGVRVSMMHSMREVGGEVYIDSSPAKGTKVTVQWPGEK from the coding sequence TTGGCTACTAATACCGATGTCACCAAGGATCTTGCCCGCTCTCTGAGTCTGACGTCTACCCGAGACACCTTCACGCGCCCGCGCCCGGTGAGTTCGCAGGGTGGTAACGGGCAGAGCTTCGTGGGGTCCATTACTTTCGCCCTGTTCTGCCGTTTAGAGCTTTTTTATGCTGTGCTCGGCGTTGTTATTGTGGTGCAGATGGTGGCAGACCCTGGCACCTACAGTAGCTGGTACAACCTTATTGGTCTGCTGGTCGTCATCCATTCTTCGGCACTGACCTACTTCAGCTTGCGCAAAGAATATCTTCCTACGCTCATCTACCCGGCAGCGGCGATTGCTCTGCTGGGGCTTATAGTGTGGCCTCTAGCGCTAGAACCCGGTGATTCACCCTATTCGTGGATGTGGACTCTGCCCCTCTACGGTGTACTGACACCGCTCATTCTTTTATCGGCACGCGGTATTATTCTCAGCATCGTGTGCTTTACGGCTATTTTTGGTGCCTCGCTGGTAGGTGCGCACTCTGCCACTAATACCGAGATGCACACGAGTTTAGTGCTCATCTACATTGCCTACGTAGCCGGTTCGTGTACGTTACTCGCAGGTTTTGTGGGAACAGTAATTGATGCCGCCCACAACGCTGACACGCTCTACACCGAGACCCTAGGCGCCCACCTGCGCGTCTACCGTACCCGCGATATTTCTAAGCAGCTGCAGGAGTTCGACAAGCTCGTTCACGATAACGTAATGGCAACCCTGCTAGACGCCTCACGTCAGCAAGGCCTAGTTGCTGAGCGGACGCGCAAACTGGCTCAGCGTGCATTGTCGGTTCTCGATCAGGAAACCGCAAAAACCAGATTCGAGCTGCCCACCACTTTTCAGACGCTCACTGAACAAGTGGCAGAGGGCATCTCACCGTGGAACAATCGTCTGCGTTTCAACGATTCTCAGGCACCGCACAACTACCCTGCCGCTGACTCTGAGTCTGTCCTGCCAGCACCTGCGGCGCGTGCCTTCGTCCATGCCGTCACTGAAGCTGTCTCAAACAGCGCCCGTCACTCCGGTAGCCGTACCACCCAAATCAGTATTCGCACGGAATACCGCCGTCCCCTGCGTTCCAGCCGCTCAGCAGAATCCCGTTCGTTTATTATCTGTACTATCTCTGACCGAGGAACCGGTTTTTCACTCAAAGACATCGATATCAGGCGCATGGGCGTGCGCGTTTCAATGATGCACTCCATGCGAGAAGTCGGTGGTGAAGTCTACATTGATTCCTCCCCTGCTAAAGGCACCAAAGTAACCGTGCAGTGGCCGGGTGAGAAATAA
- a CDS encoding response regulator transcription factor, protein MSITKVAIVDDHEVVREGLRAVAVGREDVELVAAAPTVIDLLIALGRNPRDPANADLGKIKRECDVVLLDLSLQDNSRPGNNVELLQQAGIKVLIFSIGENPTLIREALKQGALGLVRKSEPLDHALQEARNIADGKAVVTKELAAAIDSDHEFSKASLSPREQETLRLYASGFAQVQVARRMGIKQSAVKTNIDRIREKYARVGRPAPTKIDLRIRAIEDGLVDSMEDVNSAERYL, encoded by the coding sequence TTGAGTATTACCAAAGTTGCAATTGTTGATGACCATGAGGTTGTTCGCGAAGGTCTGCGGGCCGTTGCGGTGGGACGCGAAGATGTAGAGCTTGTAGCTGCTGCACCCACCGTCATTGATTTACTGATTGCTTTGGGTCGTAACCCCCGTGACCCTGCGAATGCTGACCTCGGCAAGATTAAGCGCGAGTGCGATGTTGTTCTCCTTGATCTTTCACTGCAAGATAATTCTCGCCCCGGCAACAACGTTGAGCTCTTGCAGCAGGCAGGCATCAAGGTGCTGATTTTCAGCATCGGGGAGAACCCTACCCTCATTCGCGAAGCACTGAAGCAAGGTGCCCTCGGTCTAGTTCGCAAGTCGGAGCCTCTCGACCACGCCCTGCAAGAAGCACGCAACATTGCAGATGGTAAAGCTGTGGTGACCAAAGAACTCGCTGCTGCTATCGACTCTGACCACGAGTTCTCTAAGGCCAGCCTCTCCCCGCGTGAGCAGGAGACCCTGCGCCTGTACGCATCGGGTTTCGCGCAGGTTCAGGTGGCACGCCGTATGGGCATTAAGCAGTCCGCTGTTAAGACCAATATCGACCGCATCCGTGAGAAGTACGCGCGCGTGGGGCGCCCCGCGCCGACCAAAATCGACCTTCGCATTCGAGCTATTGAAGACGGACTCGTTGATAGCATGGAAGACGTTAATTCAGCAGAACGCTACCTCTAA
- the purB gene encoding adenylosuccinate lyase has product MSENSTFLPSGRHSLADANIALGALDGRYKSATAPLTDYLSEAALNRDRIHVEVEWFIYLCNHQVLPGLEPLTSEQEAGLRAIVTDFKADSVKELAEIEAVTVHDVKAVEYYIGNRLEGLNLAHLKPLVHFGCTSEDINNLSYALGVKDAVTQVWLPAARSLVNQIMKLAEEARDVPMLSRTHGQPATPSTLGKELAVFAYRLNRQIRNVERTEYLGKINGATGTYSAHVVAVPGADWQKVSEEFVTGLGLDWNPLTTQIENHDWQAELYSSIAHFNSVLHNLCTDVWSYISIGFFRQIPVAGATGSSTMPHKVNPIRFENAEANLEISNSLLNTLGATLVQSRWQRDLTDSSSQRNIGVAFGHSVLAISNVVKGLERLDIATDVISDDLDANWEVLAEAIQMVMRAEAIAGVEGMENPYERLKELTRGHRVDAARLKKFVGELGLSQDAEKRLSELTPHTYTGIAAQLLEYATERYAQ; this is encoded by the coding sequence ATGTCTGAAAACAGCACCTTCTTACCCTCTGGCCGCCACTCACTTGCCGATGCGAACATCGCACTGGGCGCTCTCGATGGTCGTTACAAATCTGCCACCGCACCCCTGACTGACTACCTGTCTGAGGCCGCCCTTAACCGCGACCGCATTCACGTTGAAGTCGAATGGTTTATTTACCTGTGCAACCACCAGGTTCTGCCCGGTCTTGAACCACTGACCAGCGAACAGGAGGCTGGTTTGCGTGCTATTGTGACCGATTTCAAGGCTGATTCCGTCAAGGAACTGGCTGAGATTGAAGCCGTGACCGTTCACGATGTGAAGGCGGTTGAGTACTATATCGGCAACCGTCTTGAAGGTTTGAACCTAGCGCATCTGAAGCCGCTGGTTCACTTCGGTTGCACCTCAGAAGACATCAACAACCTCTCCTACGCCTTGGGTGTCAAGGACGCGGTGACTCAGGTGTGGTTACCCGCGGCTCGTTCGCTGGTTAATCAGATCATGAAGCTCGCTGAAGAAGCACGCGACGTACCCATGCTTTCTCGTACCCACGGCCAGCCTGCAACCCCCTCAACCCTGGGTAAGGAACTGGCTGTTTTCGCCTACCGTTTGAACCGTCAGATTCGCAACGTTGAGCGCACCGAGTACCTGGGTAAGATCAACGGCGCAACCGGCACCTACTCAGCGCACGTTGTGGCTGTACCCGGTGCCGACTGGCAGAAAGTGTCGGAGGAGTTCGTAACCGGTCTGGGCTTAGATTGGAACCCGCTGACCACTCAGATTGAGAACCACGACTGGCAGGCTGAACTCTACTCATCCATTGCTCACTTCAACTCGGTATTGCACAACCTGTGCACCGATGTGTGGAGCTACATTTCCATTGGTTTCTTCCGTCAGATTCCCGTGGCCGGTGCAACCGGTTCTTCAACCATGCCGCACAAGGTGAACCCCATCCGTTTTGAAAATGCTGAGGCTAACCTTGAAATTTCTAACTCACTGTTGAACACCTTGGGTGCAACCCTGGTGCAGTCCCGCTGGCAGCGCGATTTGACTGACTCCTCGTCACAGCGCAACATTGGTGTGGCTTTCGGTCACTCGGTACTTGCTATCTCCAATGTAGTCAAGGGCTTGGAACGCCTTGATATTGCTACCGACGTTATCTCTGATGACTTGGATGCCAACTGGGAGGTTCTGGCTGAGGCTATTCAGATGGTGATGCGTGCTGAGGCTATTGCCGGTGTTGAGGGCATGGAAAACCCCTACGAGCGTTTGAAAGAACTTACCCGCGGTCACCGCGTTGACGCGGCACGACTCAAAAAATTCGTTGGCGAGCTTGGTCTTTCTCAAGACGCCGAGAAGCGACTGAGCGAGCTGACCCCGCATACCTACACCGGTATTGCAGCGCAGCTACTGGAATACGCTACCGAGCGTTACGCCCAGTAG
- a CDS encoding thiamine pyrophosphate-dependent dehydrogenase E1 component subunit alpha produces MPITHAHQDANPWGIPPLIQLLTPEAQVQEHEVFSGYVADIDRETLEGLYRSMALTRRFDEEATALQRQGQLLLWVSSRGQEAAQLGSTFATAESDYIFPSYREHGIALGRGIKPGQLLALFRGIDTCGWDPKKHNFHPYTLVLAAQVLHATGYAMGLNFDATIAEETGELQTGQGQATEPVAGEKPAVITYFGDGSSTEGEIHESMVFAASYNAPVLFFVQNNRWAISVPFETQSRVPIATRAAGYGFEGIRVDGNDILAVIAATRYALEKIRAGEGPVLIEAETYRLGAHTTADDPTKYRTDAELTERTTVEPLVRLEKYLRALGTTDEFFEALAHEIKEYGSSVREAALSLQSPSFEDFFDRVYAQSHSQVQEEAQWYRTYQDGFED; encoded by the coding sequence ATGCCAATAACACACGCTCATCAGGACGCAAACCCCTGGGGTATTCCGCCGCTGATTCAACTTTTGACGCCCGAGGCGCAGGTTCAGGAGCATGAGGTTTTCAGCGGCTATGTTGCTGATATAGATCGAGAAACTTTGGAGGGGCTGTACCGTTCGATGGCGCTGACCCGCCGTTTTGATGAAGAGGCTACTGCCTTGCAGCGTCAGGGTCAGTTACTGCTGTGGGTTTCGAGTCGGGGACAAGAGGCAGCGCAGCTGGGTTCGACTTTCGCAACTGCTGAAAGCGACTACATTTTCCCCTCTTACCGTGAACACGGTATTGCTTTGGGCCGCGGGATTAAACCCGGTCAGCTGCTGGCGCTGTTTCGTGGTATTGATACTTGCGGGTGGGATCCCAAGAAGCATAACTTCCACCCTTACACCCTGGTGCTCGCAGCCCAGGTGCTTCACGCTACCGGTTACGCGATGGGTCTGAACTTCGATGCAACCATCGCTGAAGAAACCGGTGAATTGCAGACCGGGCAGGGGCAAGCTACCGAGCCGGTAGCGGGGGAGAAGCCTGCTGTTATCACCTACTTTGGTGATGGCTCTTCCACCGAGGGTGAGATTCACGAGTCGATGGTTTTCGCTGCTTCGTACAACGCCCCGGTTCTTTTCTTCGTGCAGAATAACCGCTGGGCAATCTCAGTTCCCTTCGAAACTCAATCGCGTGTACCTATCGCCACTCGCGCAGCGGGTTACGGCTTCGAGGGAATCCGCGTAGACGGCAACGATATTCTTGCCGTTATTGCAGCCACCCGCTATGCACTGGAGAAAATCCGTGCGGGGGAAGGCCCTGTGCTGATTGAAGCTGAAACCTATCGACTTGGTGCCCACACCACCGCCGATGATCCCACTAAATACCGTACCGATGCCGAGCTCACCGAACGCACTACCGTTGAACCCCTCGTCCGCCTTGAAAAGTACCTGCGAGCCCTGGGCACTACCGATGAGTTCTTTGAAGCGCTCGCTCACGAAATAAAAGAGTACGGCAGCTCGGTGCGCGAAGCCGCTCTGAGTTTGCAGAGCCCCAGTTTTGAAGACTTCTTCGACCGCGTCTACGCACAGTCGCACAGCCAGGTGCAAGAAGAAGCCCAGTGGTACCGCACCTACCAAGACGGTTTTGAGGACTAA
- a CDS encoding dihydrolipoamide acetyltransferase family protein translates to MSQIFTLPDVGEGLTEADILSWKVAEGDAVAVNDVLVEIETAKSVVELPSPYAGVVEALMATEGSTVAVGAPIISIADSATDRGVPVATPAESGVEALVGSGPKADPVKRRTRKRQVPAEQARPEYDGAPQPVAEKKPAGAEEKRGLLAGISSWQDLQGRASKLVEDGKEALLRRPSVQSAPAPEKTTQPVPRRQTLAKPPVRKAAQDLGVDLAHVTPTGNNGQVTKQDLLNYVAHIAEDTSTASNGDFWSAQTVGDDRIERIKVRGVRKATARAMSQSAFTAPHISIFVDVDATRTMEFVKRLKASPKYQGVKVTPLLILAKAVIYAAARTPQVNATWTDSEILVKHFMNLGIAAATPRGLLVPNIKDAQNLSLRELAVALNDLTVTAREGKTQPADMSGGTFTITNIGVLGIDTGTPILNPGEVGILAFGTIKQKPWVVDGEVIPRWVTTLGGSFDHRAVDGDLSARFMADVAAILEEPALLLDM, encoded by the coding sequence ATGTCACAAATTTTCACATTGCCCGATGTGGGCGAAGGTCTAACCGAAGCTGACATTCTGTCGTGGAAGGTCGCTGAGGGCGACGCCGTTGCGGTTAATGATGTATTGGTAGAGATCGAAACTGCTAAGTCAGTGGTTGAACTCCCCTCGCCCTATGCCGGGGTTGTCGAGGCTCTCATGGCAACCGAAGGTAGTACGGTGGCGGTGGGTGCCCCCATTATTTCTATTGCCGATAGCGCGACAGACCGCGGTGTACCGGTGGCAACTCCGGCAGAATCCGGCGTAGAAGCGCTGGTCGGATCAGGACCGAAAGCTGACCCCGTCAAGCGTCGTACACGCAAACGTCAGGTGCCTGCTGAGCAAGCGCGCCCTGAGTACGATGGCGCACCCCAGCCGGTAGCTGAGAAAAAGCCGGCAGGGGCAGAAGAAAAACGCGGTCTGTTAGCCGGTATTAGTAGCTGGCAAGATCTGCAAGGACGCGCCAGCAAACTGGTGGAGGACGGCAAAGAAGCACTGCTGCGTCGCCCCTCAGTCCAGTCTGCACCGGCACCAGAAAAAACTACCCAGCCTGTACCTCGCCGCCAGACCTTGGCGAAACCGCCGGTGCGTAAGGCAGCCCAAGACTTGGGCGTAGATTTAGCGCATGTGACACCCACAGGTAATAACGGTCAGGTGACCAAGCAGGATCTGCTCAACTATGTGGCGCACATTGCCGAAGATACATCGACAGCAAGCAATGGCGATTTCTGGTCGGCTCAAACCGTGGGCGATGACCGCATCGAGCGCATTAAGGTACGCGGTGTTCGCAAGGCAACAGCCCGCGCTATGTCGCAGTCAGCATTCACTGCTCCGCACATTTCTATCTTTGTCGATGTCGATGCTACCCGCACGATGGAGTTCGTCAAGCGACTCAAAGCCTCGCCCAAGTACCAGGGCGTGAAGGTGACCCCGCTCTTAATTCTTGCCAAGGCTGTTATATACGCGGCGGCTCGCACCCCGCAGGTGAATGCTACCTGGACTGACTCTGAGATTCTGGTCAAACATTTCATGAACTTAGGTATCGCTGCGGCAACACCGCGCGGTTTGCTGGTGCCCAACATTAAGGACGCCCAAAACCTCTCCTTGCGCGAGTTAGCGGTGGCTCTAAACGATCTGACAGTGACTGCTCGCGAGGGCAAAACCCAACCTGCGGACATGTCGGGGGGAACCTTCACAATCACCAACATCGGCGTGCTTGGCATTGATACGGGTACACCGATTTTGAACCCGGGTGAGGTTGGTATTCTCGCCTTCGGCACCATCAAGCAAAAGCCATGGGTAGTAGATGGTGAGGTTATTCCCCGCTGGGTTACCACCCTCGGTGGTTCCTTTGACCACCGTGCTGTTGATGGGGATCTCTCAGCGCGCTTCATGGCAGACGTTGCAGCAATTCTCGAAGAACCTGCACTGCTTCTGGATATGTAG
- a CDS encoding sugar O-acetyltransferase, translated as MIVDPQMPSPAFRDMVAGKPYRPDDYCSAITLRAENLVQQYTQYYRARDEQGMSTTLEELLGSVGEGTTFRPHMDFDYGINTFVGSHCFFNYGAVILDVAPVYIGDYFMAGPGVQILTPTHPLNPADRQAYWEAGLPITIGNNVWAGGGAIFCPGVAVGDNCVIGAGSVVTKDIPANSVAVGNPARLIKTVTESDRPDYPHPFSVHSLTLAETGANNDER; from the coding sequence ATGATTGTTGATCCGCAGATGCCCTCCCCCGCTTTTCGCGATATGGTGGCGGGTAAACCCTACCGTCCCGATGACTACTGCTCGGCAATCACCTTGCGCGCCGAGAATCTGGTGCAGCAGTACACCCAGTACTACCGTGCCCGAGATGAGCAAGGCATGAGCACCACACTTGAAGAACTTTTGGGTTCAGTCGGTGAAGGCACCACTTTTCGCCCGCACATGGATTTTGACTACGGTATCAACACTTTTGTGGGATCCCACTGTTTCTTCAACTACGGTGCGGTCATTCTCGATGTAGCCCCCGTATACATTGGCGATTATTTTATGGCGGGACCGGGCGTTCAGATTCTTACACCCACGCATCCGCTCAACCCTGCTGATCGTCAAGCCTACTGGGAGGCAGGTTTGCCCATCACCATCGGCAACAACGTATGGGCTGGCGGTGGCGCTATTTTCTGCCCCGGTGTCGCCGTTGGCGATAACTGCGTCATTGGCGCAGGTAGTGTGGTCACCAAAGACATACCGGCGAACTCGGTAGCTGTGGGAAACCCCGCCCGCCTTATCAAGACCGTTACCGAGAGTGACCGCCCAGATTACCCCCACCCGTTCAGCGTCCACTCGCTGACCCTGGCAGAAACAGGAGCCAACAACGATGAGCGATAG
- a CDS encoding histidinol-phosphate transaminase, with protein MTENNMRPAPRPVFSSLPKYAAGKPPAEVEGLERFKLSSNENPWGAVPAVREVLADFDQTHRYPDPLSTCLRQALADELAVDADDIVTGAGSLGALQQILTTFAGSNEDGSQDEVIYAWRSFEAYPIVVGLAGARSVQVPNTAEGAHDLDAMAAAITEKTRIILVCTPNNPTGPAVTESQLRGFLEKVPGNIVVVVDEAYFEFCQATPLDEGVEGPVNGLDVYRDYPNVVVLRTFSKAQGLAGLRVGYSVSHPEITQHLRVGATPFAVSTLAESAAVASIEHKDQVMERVAHLVVERTRVVTALREMGYTVAETFANFVWLPLGERTSAFAAAAEAQALSVRVFGTEGVRVSIGEDAANTRLLQVAAEFLSAERG; from the coding sequence ATGACTGAGAACAACATGCGCCCCGCCCCTCGCCCCGTTTTTTCCTCCCTGCCCAAGTACGCAGCCGGCAAACCACCGGCTGAGGTAGAGGGGTTAGAACGATTCAAGCTGTCTTCTAATGAGAACCCGTGGGGAGCCGTGCCCGCTGTGCGAGAGGTACTGGCAGATTTTGACCAGACCCACCGCTACCCCGATCCACTCTCTACCTGTCTGCGTCAGGCGCTCGCTGATGAGCTTGCGGTTGATGCTGACGATATTGTGACCGGTGCCGGTAGCCTGGGTGCTTTACAGCAGATTCTCACGACTTTCGCGGGCAGTAACGAGGACGGTAGCCAGGACGAAGTCATTTATGCGTGGCGTTCCTTTGAGGCGTACCCCATCGTGGTGGGTCTTGCCGGGGCTCGTAGCGTGCAGGTGCCCAATACTGCAGAGGGCGCACATGATCTGGATGCGATGGCGGCAGCTATCACTGAAAAAACCCGCATCATTTTGGTCTGTACCCCTAATAACCCCACCGGTCCGGCGGTGACCGAGTCACAGTTGCGCGGATTTTTAGAAAAAGTGCCCGGCAATATTGTGGTGGTCGTGGACGAAGCGTATTTTGAGTTCTGTCAGGCGACCCCGCTCGATGAGGGCGTTGAAGGCCCGGTCAATGGTCTGGACGTCTACCGTGACTACCCGAACGTGGTGGTACTGCGAACCTTCTCTAAAGCTCAGGGGCTGGCAGGTTTACGGGTGGGGTATTCGGTTTCTCACCCCGAGATCACCCAGCATCTGCGGGTGGGGGCAACTCCTTTTGCTGTCTCAACACTGGCAGAGTCAGCTGCGGTGGCTTCCATCGAGCACAAAGATCAGGTAATGGAGCGGGTAGCGCACCTGGTGGTTGAGCGGACGCGCGTGGTCACTGCCCTGCGTGAGATGGGGTACACCGTTGCTGAGACATTCGCTAATTTTGTGTGGTTACCCCTGGGTGAGCGCACTTCCGCGTTTGCTGCCGCTGCTGAGGCGCAGGCTTTGAGCGTGCGAGTTTTTGGTACTGAGGGGGTGCGGGTGAGCATTGGGGAGGACGCTGCTAATACGCGCTTGCTGCAAGTAGCCGCTGAGTTTTTGTCGGCTGAGCGGGGCTAA
- a CDS encoding alpha-ketoacid dehydrogenase subunit beta, which translates to MMTEEMNQEPAVETLSMAKAINRALVDEMSSNRKVVVMGEDVGALGGVFRVTEGLSTQFGTQRVMDSPLGEAGIVGTSLGLALRGYRPVAEIQFDGFIFPAFNQITSQLSKMHGRTGKNYEVPVTIRVPFGGAIGSIEHHSESPEALFAHTPGLRVITPSSPHDAYWMLRKAITCPDPVLYFEPKRRYWQKGEVNFADTTFDPFTAEVRRAGTDMTIATYGPLVPVALAAAEAAAEDGRSVEVIDLRSISPLDVETVAASVNKTGRLVITHEAPTFGGIGGELSARITERCFYSLESPVLRVGGFHMPYPSARVEEEYVPGIDRILEAIERSFTY; encoded by the coding sequence ATGATGACCGAAGAAATGAACCAAGAACCTGCGGTAGAGACCCTCTCGATGGCTAAAGCTATTAACCGCGCCCTGGTCGATGAGATGAGTAGCAACCGTAAGGTGGTTGTGATGGGTGAGGACGTGGGCGCTTTGGGTGGTGTTTTCCGCGTAACCGAGGGGCTCAGCACCCAGTTCGGCACCCAGCGTGTTATGGATTCCCCGCTGGGCGAGGCAGGAATTGTGGGTACCTCGCTAGGTCTTGCCCTGCGCGGCTACCGCCCGGTTGCTGAGATTCAGTTTGATGGCTTTATCTTTCCTGCTTTCAACCAGATCACCTCGCAACTCTCGAAGATGCACGGACGCACCGGCAAGAACTACGAGGTTCCGGTGACCATCCGCGTTCCTTTCGGCGGCGCTATTGGTTCAATTGAGCACCACTCGGAATCCCCCGAGGCGCTGTTTGCCCATACGCCGGGATTGCGCGTGATTACCCCCTCCTCACCTCACGATGCTTACTGGATGCTGCGTAAGGCAATCACCTGCCCAGACCCGGTGCTGTATTTTGAACCCAAGCGTCGTTACTGGCAAAAGGGCGAGGTGAATTTTGCAGATACCACCTTTGACCCCTTCACTGCTGAGGTACGCAGGGCGGGAACGGATATGACCATTGCAACCTATGGCCCTCTAGTGCCTGTTGCTTTGGCTGCCGCTGAAGCCGCTGCTGAAGACGGTCGTAGCGTTGAAGTGATTGACCTGCGCAGTATCTCCCCGCTGGATGTTGAAACCGTGGCAGCATCAGTGAACAAGACCGGACGCTTGGTTATTACCCACGAGGCACCGACCTTCGGCGGCATTGGCGGTGAGCTATCAGCGCGCATCACCGAGCGGTGCTTCTACTCGCTGGAATCTCCCGTGTTGCGTGTGGGAGGGTTCCATATGCCCTACCCTTCAGCCCGTGTTGAAGAAGAATACGTGCCGGGCATCGACCGTATTCTTGAAGCCATTGAACGTTCGTTCACCTACTAA